From Deferrisoma camini S3R1, the proteins below share one genomic window:
- a CDS encoding biotin/lipoyl-containing protein: MMEVRAPMAGNVWKVECAVGDAVAANDPVVILEVMKMEAEVYAPVAGVVREVRVQPGDAVEEDQVLIVIEPA, translated from the coding sequence ATGATGGAAGTCCGAGCGCCGATGGCCGGCAACGTGTGGAAGGTGGAGTGCGCCGTCGGGGACGCCGTGGCCGCGAACGACCCGGTGGTCATCCTGGAGGTGATGAAAATGGAGGCGGAGGTGTACGCCCCCGTCGCCGGGGTGGTTCGGGAGGTGCGGGTGCAGCCCGGGGACGCGGTGGAGGAGGATCAGGTTCTCATCGTCATCGAGCCGGCGTGA
- a CDS encoding sodium ion-translocating decarboxylase subunit beta, with protein MVGWLADLGAQTGFLGLSWGHPVMWALAGGFLYLAIAKKFEPLLLVPIAFGMLVVNLPGTGLMEPGEGLLWRFFHYGIEWEVIPPLIFLGLGAMTDFGPLLSQPRLIFLGAGAQVGVYITFFCAHLMGFDLKEAATIGIIGGADGPTTIYLGSRLAPHMLGTVAVAAYSYMAMVPLIQPPIMRLMTTRQERRIRMSKARKVHPLEKILFPVVAAVAVILLVPASAPLMAMFMLGNLFRESKVVDRLTGASQNELMNIVTILLGISVGATMRAETFLQPRVIFVFVLGLFAFMVSTASGIALAKLMNLVSRDKVNPLLGAAGVSAVPMAARVVHKVASEEDRQNYLLMYAMGPNVAGVLGTLIAAGVFLAMAG; from the coding sequence GTGGTCGGGTGGTTGGCGGACCTCGGGGCGCAGACCGGGTTCCTGGGCCTGTCCTGGGGGCATCCGGTGATGTGGGCCCTGGCCGGCGGGTTCCTGTACCTGGCCATCGCGAAGAAGTTCGAGCCCTTGCTGCTCGTGCCGATCGCGTTCGGGATGCTGGTGGTGAACCTGCCGGGGACCGGCCTGATGGAGCCCGGGGAGGGGCTGCTGTGGCGGTTCTTCCACTACGGGATCGAGTGGGAAGTGATCCCGCCGCTGATCTTCCTGGGGCTCGGGGCCATGACCGACTTCGGCCCGCTCCTGAGCCAGCCTCGCCTGATCTTCCTCGGCGCGGGCGCCCAGGTGGGGGTGTACATCACGTTCTTCTGCGCCCACCTCATGGGGTTCGATCTGAAGGAGGCGGCCACGATCGGGATCATCGGCGGGGCCGACGGCCCCACCACCATCTACCTGGGGTCCCGGCTGGCGCCCCACATGCTCGGCACCGTGGCCGTGGCCGCCTACTCGTACATGGCCATGGTGCCCCTGATCCAGCCGCCGATCATGCGCCTCATGACCACCCGGCAGGAGCGTCGCATCCGGATGTCCAAGGCCCGCAAGGTCCATCCGCTGGAGAAGATCCTGTTTCCGGTGGTGGCCGCCGTGGCCGTGATCCTGCTGGTGCCGGCCTCGGCCCCCCTGATGGCCATGTTCATGCTGGGCAACCTGTTCCGGGAGTCCAAGGTGGTGGATCGGTTGACCGGGGCGAGCCAGAACGAGCTGATGAACATTGTGACGATCCTGCTGGGGATCAGCGTGGGGGCCACCATGCGGGCCGAGACCTTCCTCCAGCCCCGGGTCATCTTCGTGTTCGTGCTGGGCCTGTTCGCCTTCATGGTGAGCACCGCGTCGGGGATCGCGCTGGCCAAGCTGATGAACCTGGTGAGCCGGGACAAGGTGAACCCCCTGCTGGGGGCCGCCGGGGTGAGCGCCGTGCCCATGGCCGCCCGGGTGGTCCACAAGGTGGCGTCCGAGGAGGACCGGCAGAACTACCTGCTGATGTACGCCATGGGCCCGAACGTGGCCGGGGTGTTGGGGACCCTGATCGCCGCGGGCGTGTTCCTGGCCATGGCGGGGTGA